The Methylomonas montana genome has a window encoding:
- the pyrC gene encoding dihydroorotase, with protein MDKLTISQPDDWHLHVRTGSILRTVIDHSARQFGRAVIMPNLKPPVTTVEQALNYRQEILDALPLGSAFQPLMTLYLTANTPVAEIKKVADAEHVYAFKLYPAGATTNSDAGVADIEAAYPLFAAMEKYDVPLLIHGEVTDAEYDIFDREKIFIDSKLSRLTRQFPTLRIVVEHLTTQEAVQFVESTGDNVAATITPQHLLYNRNAILAGGIHPHYYCLPILKREHHRQALLKAASSGNPKFFLGTDSAPHLTALKENSCGCAGCYSAHAALELYAEAFEQVGALDKLEGFASFYGADFYGLPRNTSSVTLEKQAWRVPDVYADTDVAITPLRAGEQLQWRVVSA; from the coding sequence ATGGATAAATTGACCATCAGCCAGCCCGACGATTGGCATTTGCACGTCAGGACAGGCAGTATTTTAAGAACGGTGATCGACCATTCCGCCCGTCAGTTCGGCCGGGCCGTCATCATGCCCAACCTGAAGCCGCCGGTGACGACAGTCGAACAGGCATTGAATTATCGGCAGGAAATTCTGGATGCCTTGCCGCTAGGTTCGGCGTTCCAGCCTTTGATGACTCTGTATCTGACCGCGAATACGCCGGTGGCTGAAATTAAGAAAGTGGCCGATGCCGAGCATGTATATGCTTTTAAGCTCTATCCGGCCGGCGCTACCACCAATTCCGATGCCGGCGTCGCTGATATAGAAGCCGCGTATCCTTTGTTCGCGGCGATGGAAAAATACGACGTGCCGTTGCTGATCCATGGCGAAGTCACCGATGCCGAATACGATATTTTCGATCGCGAAAAAATCTTTATCGACAGCAAGCTCAGCCGGCTTACCCGGCAATTTCCGACCTTACGCATCGTTGTCGAGCATTTGACGACCCAGGAAGCGGTGCAGTTTGTCGAATCGACGGGTGACAATGTGGCTGCCACCATCACGCCGCAGCATTTACTGTATAACCGTAACGCGATTTTGGCGGGTGGTATTCACCCGCATTATTATTGCTTGCCTATTTTAAAGCGCGAGCATCATCGCCAAGCGCTGTTGAAAGCGGCGAGCAGCGGCAATCCCAAGTTTTTCCTCGGTACCGATAGCGCGCCGCATTTGACCGCGTTGAAGGAAAATAGCTGCGGTTGCGCCGGTTGTTACAGTGCGCATGCCGCATTGGAGTTGTATGCGGAAGCCTTCGAACAGGTCGGCGCGTTGGATAAACTGGAAGGCTTTGCCAGTTTTTATGGCGCGGATTTTTACGGTTTGCCGCGCAATACCTCAAGCGTTACTTTAGAGAAACAAGCTTGGCGCGTTCCGGACGTGTATGCCGATACGGATGTGGCTATCACGCCTTTACGTGCCGGCGAGCAATTGCAATGGCGGGTGGTCAGTGCATAA
- a CDS encoding ArnT family glycosyltransferase: protein MTIPGNAIYRWGIFPLWLLLSATVFFRSPIPIDETRYLSVAWEMWLRGDFLVPHLNGQAYSHKPPLLFWLIQAGWGLFGVNDWWPRLVGPLSALVNLLLIRKLAEKLWPASIRVALLAPWILIATLLWTLFASSTMFDILLTGCVLLGMLGVLEAMQGSALKGFAMVAAAIGLGILVKGPVIFLHVLPTAVLVFVWVRRPLVYTRWFGCLFAAVLMGVLIALAWAIPAAIAGGEEYANAILWHQTADRAVGTKIHTRSLFWYLPFLPMFLFPWLFWPGFWSGLRGSRFFTDSGLRFCLVWLVSTFVVFSLLPSKQVHYLIPMLPAFALLVARLVAQAETTPRSLVTELILPALFAAIGVFLVLLPRVPGLSRLNWVQTVQSDWGLSVLGIAVVLAVSTGYRRKLSVAGISTALVAAIFVGFIFFFRYTGLAYDLRPAALQVKAFNEQHIPYAFVGNYQGQLNFLGRLPEPLPIVQPDQIVNWAAQHSDGYLISLEKDKPVEAFYWQPHREYWLVFRGAGQAEKVKPL, encoded by the coding sequence ATGACAATACCAGGCAATGCTATCTACCGCTGGGGCATCTTTCCGCTCTGGCTGCTGCTGTCGGCAACTGTGTTTTTCCGTTCCCCGATCCCGATTGATGAAACTCGCTACCTTAGCGTGGCTTGGGAGATGTGGCTGCGTGGCGATTTTTTGGTGCCGCATTTAAACGGTCAGGCCTATAGTCATAAGCCGCCTTTACTATTTTGGTTGATTCAAGCGGGTTGGGGTTTGTTCGGCGTCAACGACTGGTGGCCGCGCTTGGTCGGGCCGTTGAGTGCGTTAGTCAATTTATTATTGATCCGCAAATTGGCCGAGAAGCTTTGGCCAGCATCAATTCGCGTCGCGTTGCTGGCGCCCTGGATATTGATCGCCACCTTGCTGTGGACCTTGTTTGCTTCTTCGACGATGTTCGACATTCTGTTGACCGGTTGTGTGCTGCTGGGGATGCTGGGTGTGCTAGAGGCAATGCAGGGTTCCGCTCTCAAGGGCTTCGCAATGGTCGCGGCCGCGATAGGCCTGGGAATTCTGGTCAAGGGGCCGGTGATTTTTTTACATGTGTTGCCGACGGCGGTTTTGGTCTTTGTTTGGGTGCGGCGCCCGCTTGTCTATACCCGCTGGTTTGGTTGTTTGTTCGCGGCGGTCTTGATGGGCGTGCTTATCGCGCTGGCTTGGGCGATTCCGGCGGCCATTGCCGGCGGCGAGGAATATGCCAATGCCATACTCTGGCATCAAACCGCCGACCGGGCCGTCGGCACCAAGATTCATACCCGTTCTTTGTTCTGGTATCTGCCGTTTTTGCCGATGTTTCTGTTCCCCTGGCTGTTTTGGCCGGGTTTTTGGAGCGGTCTGCGTGGTAGCCGATTTTTTACGGATAGCGGTCTGCGGTTTTGTCTGGTTTGGCTGGTGTCTACTTTTGTCGTGTTTTCCTTGTTACCCAGTAAGCAGGTTCACTATCTGATTCCGATGTTGCCGGCGTTTGCATTGCTGGTGGCTAGGCTGGTAGCGCAAGCCGAAACAACGCCGCGCAGCTTGGTCACCGAATTAATATTGCCGGCTTTGTTCGCGGCGATAGGCGTATTTTTGGTGTTGCTGCCGCGCGTGCCGGGCTTGTCGAGGCTGAATTGGGTGCAGACGGTTCAGAGTGACTGGGGCCTAAGCGTGCTGGGTATCGCCGTGGTATTGGCGGTCTCGACTGGGTATCGGCGTAAGTTGTCGGTGGCGGGGATATCCACAGCCTTGGTGGCGGCGATATTTGTTGGTTTTATCTTTTTCTTTCGCTATACCGGGCTGGCTTATGATCTGCGCCCCGCAGCCCTGCAAGTTAAAGCTTTTAACGAGCAACATATTCCCTACGCGTTTGTCGGCAATTATCAAGGGCAGCTGAATTTCTTGGGTCGGTTACCCGAGCCGTTGCCTATCGTGCAGCCTGATCAAATCGTCAACTGGGCGGCACAGCATAGCGATGGTTATCTGATCTCGCTGGAAAAAGACAAGCCCGTCGAGGCCTTCTACTGGCAACCGCACCGTGAATATTGGCTGGTGTTTAGGGGGGCGGGCCAAGCCGAGAAAGTCAAACCGCTGTAA
- the aspS gene encoding aspartate--tRNA ligase produces the protein MRSHKCGELNTQHLGQTVALCGWVHRRRDHGGVIFIDLRDRAGLVQVVFDPDMAESFAIAEQVRSEYVLRIEGIVRDRPEGTHNPNMATGQIEVLGKHIEVLNESETPPFPLESDIEVNEETRLRFRYIDLRRTAMQQKMKVRRDVTRNLRQYLDDHEFFEIETPYLTKATPEGARDYIVPSRTHPNSFFALPQSPQLYKQLLMIAGMDRYYQVVRCFRDEDLRADRQPEFTQLDIETSFMNEQQIMAVMEEMIRRLFKEIIDVDLGDQFPVMSYAEAMRRYGSDRPDLRIELELVDIAEEMKGVDFKVFSGPANDPNGRVVAMRLPEGGDLSRSVIDELTKFVGIYGAKGLAYIKVNDLAAGVEGLQSPIVKFAPAEVWAKVMTKVGAQNGDLIFFGADKTHIVNEAMGALRVKLGLDRNLLTGPWKPLWVVDFPMFAWDEKAQRYTAIHHPFTAPSCSAEELVANPGTALSRAYDLVLNGTEVGGGSIRINRTAMQQTVFDILGIGHEEAREKFGFLLDALKYGAPPHGGIAFGLDRLVMLMTGASSIRDVIAFPKTQTAACPLFNAPAMVSEEQLKELGIRLRKPAGKDEKPE, from the coding sequence ATGCGTAGCCACAAATGTGGAGAATTGAACACCCAACATTTAGGTCAAACTGTTGCCTTGTGCGGCTGGGTGCACCGTCGCCGCGATCATGGCGGCGTTATTTTTATCGACCTGAGAGACCGCGCCGGCTTGGTGCAAGTGGTGTTCGATCCCGATATGGCCGAGAGCTTTGCGATCGCCGAGCAGGTGCGTAGCGAATATGTATTGCGCATCGAAGGCATCGTTCGCGACCGTCCGGAAGGCACGCATAATCCGAATATGGCCACCGGCCAAATCGAAGTATTGGGCAAGCACATCGAAGTGTTGAACGAATCGGAAACTCCGCCGTTCCCATTGGAAAGCGATATCGAAGTCAACGAAGAAACCCGCTTGCGCTTCCGCTATATCGACCTGCGCCGCACCGCGATGCAGCAAAAGATGAAAGTGCGCCGCGACGTGACTCGTAACCTGCGCCAGTATCTGGACGACCACGAGTTTTTCGAAATCGAAACACCCTACCTGACCAAGGCTACACCGGAAGGCGCTCGCGATTACATCGTGCCTAGCCGCACCCACCCCAATTCGTTTTTCGCCTTGCCGCAATCGCCACAGCTTTACAAACAGCTGCTGATGATCGCCGGCATGGACCGTTATTACCAAGTAGTGCGCTGCTTCCGCGACGAAGACTTGCGCGCCGACCGTCAGCCGGAATTTACCCAGCTGGATATCGAAACCTCGTTCATGAACGAGCAGCAAATCATGGCGGTGATGGAAGAAATGATCCGTCGCTTGTTCAAGGAAATTATCGATGTCGATCTCGGCGATCAATTCCCGGTGATGAGCTATGCCGAAGCCATGCGCCGTTATGGCTCCGACCGTCCGGACCTGCGTATCGAGCTGGAACTGGTCGATATTGCGGAAGAAATGAAAGGCGTCGATTTCAAAGTCTTCTCCGGCCCGGCCAACGATCCGAATGGCCGCGTGGTGGCGATGCGCTTGCCGGAAGGCGGCGACTTGAGCCGTAGCGTGATCGACGAGCTGACCAAATTCGTCGGCATTTACGGCGCGAAAGGCCTGGCTTATATCAAAGTCAACGATTTGGCCGCCGGCGTCGAAGGTTTGCAATCCCCTATCGTCAAGTTCGCCCCCGCCGAAGTTTGGGCCAAAGTCATGACAAAAGTCGGCGCCCAAAACGGCGATCTGATTTTCTTTGGCGCCGATAAAACTCACATCGTCAACGAAGCGATGGGCGCGTTGCGGGTTAAATTGGGCCTGGACCGCAATCTGTTGACCGGCCCTTGGAAACCGTTGTGGGTCGTGGATTTCCCGATGTTCGCCTGGGACGAAAAAGCCCAACGTTACACGGCGATTCACCATCCGTTCACCGCCCCCAGCTGCTCGGCTGAAGAACTGGTCGCCAACCCTGGCACCGCACTATCGCGTGCTTACGATTTGGTTTTGAACGGCACCGAAGTCGGCGGCGGCTCAATCCGGATCAACCGCACCGCGATGCAACAAACCGTTTTCGACATTCTCGGCATCGGCCACGAAGAAGCCCGAGAGAAATTCGGCTTCCTACTCGACGCCTTGAAATACGGCGCGCCGCCGCACGGTGGTATCGCTTTTGGTTTGGACCGTTTGGTGATGCTGATGACCGGCGCCAGCTCGATCCGCGACGTCATTGCTTTCCCGAAAACCCAGACGGCAGCTTGTCCGTTATTCAATGCCCCAGCCATGGTCAGCGAAGAGCAATTGAAAGAACTGGGTATCAGGCTGCGTAAGCCTGCCGGTAAGGACGAAAAGCCGGAATAA
- a CDS encoding FmdB family zinc ribbon protein: protein MPIYEYQCNACGHEHEALQKLGAEPLVVCPACNEAELKKKISAAGFRLKGGGWYETDFKSGAKKNVAGESKAPEKSGSGGGCGGSCACH from the coding sequence ATGCCTATTTACGAATACCAATGCAATGCTTGCGGACATGAGCACGAGGCCCTGCAAAAACTCGGCGCCGAGCCCTTGGTCGTTTGCCCTGCTTGCAACGAAGCCGAATTGAAAAAGAAAATTTCCGCGGCCGGATTCCGTCTGAAAGGCGGCGGCTGGTACGAAACCGACTTCAAAAGCGGCGCCAAGAAAAACGTCGCCGGCGAAAGCAAAGCCCCGGAAAAATCCGGTAGCGGCGGCGGATGCGGCGGTAGCTGCGCCTGTCACTAA